In one Lolium rigidum isolate FL_2022 chromosome 3, APGP_CSIRO_Lrig_0.1, whole genome shotgun sequence genomic region, the following are encoded:
- the LOC124704349 gene encoding beta-glucosidase BoGH3B-like, with product MLGVTATKLLRKVKKLLVPLLHRHRMALLTAPAVFAALLLFWAVLGSTDADVAPLYKDPAQPVEARVTDLLGRMTLAEKIGQMTQIERLVATPDVLRDNFIGSLLSGGGSVPHKGATPQEWQTMVDGFQKACMETRLSIPMIYGIDAVHGHNNVYGATIFPHNVGLGATRDPYLVRRIGNATALEVRATGIQYAFAPCIAVCRDPRWGRCYESYSEDHRIVQSMTELIPGLQGEVPEGFTSGMPYVAGKNKVAACAKHFVGDGGTVNGINENNTIINEQGLMSIHMPAYLNAMKMGVSTVMISYSSWNGKKMHENGDLINGYLKGKLNFKGFVISDWEGIDRITNPAGSDYSYSVKASINAGLDMIMVPNNYQSFISLLTGHVNSGAIHMSRIDDAVTRILRVKFTMGLFENPYSDPSMAGYLGNKAHRDLAREAVRKSLVLLKNDGKASDKPLLPLPKKATKILVAGTHADNLGYQCGGWTIEWQGDTGRTTVGTTILDAVKAAVDPSTSVVFAENPDADFVKNGGFSYAIVVVGEHPYTETKGDNLNLTIPEPGLSTVQAVCGGAPCVTVLISGRPVVVQPLLAASDALVAAWLPGSEGQGITDALFGDYGFGGKLPRTWFKSVDQLPMNYGDAHYDPLFPLGYGLTTNATKAY from the exons ATGCTGGGTGTCACGGCCACCAAGCTGCTACGGAAA GTCAAGAAGCTCCTGGTCCCGCTCCTGCACCGGCACAGGATGGCGCTGCTCACGGCGCCGGCGGTCTTCGCCGCGCTCCTGCTCTTCTGGGCCGTGCTCGGCTCCACCGACGCGGACGTCGCGCCGCTGTACAAGGACCCCGCGCAGCCCGTGGAGGCGCGTGTCACCGACCTGCTGGGCAGGATGACGCTCGCGGAGAAGATCGGGCAGATGACCCAGATCGAGCGGCTCGTGGCCACGCCCGACGTGCTTCGGGACAACTTCATCGGCAGCCTGCTGAGCGGCGGCGGGAGCGTGCCGCACAAGGGCGCCACGCCGCAGGAGTGGCAGACCATGGTGGACGGCTTCCAGAAGGCCTGCATGGAGACGCGGCTCAGCATCCCCATGATCTACGGCATCGACGCCGTCCACGGCCACAACAATGTCTACGGCGCCACCATCTTCCCACACAACGTCGGCCTCGGCGCCACCAGGGACCCTTACCTTGTCAGGAGGATCGGCAACGCCACCGCGCTCGAAGTCAGAGCCACCGGCATCCAGTACGCCTTCGCGCCCTGCATCGCG GTGTGCAGAGATCCGAGGTGGGGCCGGTGCTACGAGAGCTACAGCGAAGATCACCGGATCGTGCAGTCCATGACGGAGCTCATCCCGGGCCTCCAGGGTGAGGTCCCCGAGGGCTTCACCAGCGGCATGCCATACGTCGCCGGAAA GAACAAGGTTGCGGCGTGCGCGAAGCACTTTGTCGGTGACGGCGGCACGGTGAACGGCATCAACGAGAACAACACCATCATCAACGAGCAGGGCCTGATGAGTATCCACATGCCGGCCTACCTCAACGCCATGAAGATGGGTGTCTCCACCGTCATGATCTCCTACTCCAGCTGGAATGGGAAGAAGATGCACGAAAATGGAGATCTCATCAACGGATACCTCAAGGGCAAGCTCAATTTCAAG GGCTTCGTGATCTCAGACTGGGAGGGCATTGACAGGATCACAAACCCTGCAGGGTCGGACTACTCATACTCGGTCAAGGCTTCTATCAATGCCGGCCTTGACATG ATCATGGTGCCTAACAACTACCAGAGCTTCATCAGCCTCCTGACTGGCCACGTCAACAGCGGCGCCATCCACATGAGCAGGATCGACGACGCCGTCACCCGGATCCTGCGCGTCAAGTTCACCATGGGCCTCTTCGAGAACCCTTACTCAGACCCCAGCATGGCTGGTTACCTCGGAAACAAG GCGCACAGGGATTTGGCGAGGGAGGCGGTGAGGAAGTCGCTGGTGCTCCTGAAGAACGATGGCAAAGCGAGTGacaagccgctgctgccgctgcccAAGAAGGCGACCAAGATCCTCGTCGCCGGCACGCACGCCGACAACCTGGGCTACCAGTGCGGCGGCTGGACGATCGAGTGGCAGGGCGACACCGGCCGCACCACCGTGGGCACGACCATCCTCGACGCCGTGAAGGCGGCCGTGGACCCGTCGACGTCGGTGGTGTTCGCAGAGAACCCCGACGCGGACTTTGTCAAGAACGGCGGCTTCTCCTACGCCATCGTGGTGGTGGGCGAGCACCCGTACACGGAGACCAAGGGCGACAACCTGAACCTGACCATCCCGGAGCCCGGTCTAAGCACCGTGCAGGCAGTGTGTGGCGGGGCGCCGTGCGTGACGGTGCTCATCAGCGGGCGGCCAGTGGTGGTGCAGCCGCTCCTGGCAGCATCGGACGCTCTGGTGGCGGCGTGGCTCCCCGGCTCGGAGGGGCAGGGCATCACCGACGCGCTGTTCGGCGACTACGGGTTCGGTGGGAAGCTGCCGCGGACGTGGTTCAAGTCGGTGGACCAGCTGCCGATGAACTACGGCGACGCGCACTACGACCCTCTCTTCCCGCTCGGCTACGGCCTCACCACCAACGCCACCAAGGCCTACTAG